The genomic interval ACTTGTCTCTAAGAAGGAAATCATTGCTGCGATTGATCACCACTACCCGTTACAAGAAGTCGGACGCGACAAAGGGAGTGCGCCAGCGGTGGATTACCAGTTCGTTGATGGCCGTGGCGACATCGGCGTGATTGCTTCAGTAAGTGAGCCGTTTTGTTTTTCCTGTACGCGGGCACGTATCACTGCTGACGGCAAGTTCGTCACGTGTCTTTTTGCCAACACTGGCCATGACCTGAAGACACTGATGCGTAACGGTGCCGCTGATGACGAAGTGCTGGCGTTTATCAGTCGCATTTGGCAGGTTCGAACCGACCGTTATTCCGAAGAGCGTTTGGCCGCGCTCAATTCACCGAAAGGCTACAACCCCAAGGAACATCGTAAGCTGGAAATGATTAGTTTAGGTGGATAGGTCACTTCGGAACTTCACGTTCGCGGAACTGGGGCCGTCGGTCCCAAAGGAGGCGGATCATGGTGGAAATGAAGCGCATCCTGTTCCTCACGGATTTCTCATCTGAAGCGGATGCAGCCTTGCAATATGCAAAAGCACTTGCAACCGAGTTCGATGGTCGGTTGTACCTGCTCCATGTCATTGTCGATCCGACCAGCAAGTTGTACCAGATGACCAGTGGCGATTACCATGCGCTCGATAGAAATGCGCGTGAAAAAGCCCAAGAATGGCTTACTCGCATCCAGCGAGAGCACCTCGGGAATTCGTCACAGTGTGAGACACTGATAGAACGAGGCGAGCTGTTCGAACATGTGCTCCATGCCGTGCATGAGCACCATATCGATGTCGTTGCCCTCAGTGCGCATACACACCCAGGCTTTCATCTGCACCTCATTTCGAGTTTACCAGAGAAGCTGGTGCGGAAAGCTCCATGCCACGTGTTTGTGATTCATAATGCAGGGTGAGAAAAATTGCGGAGCTCGGATTGCGGATTGCGGATTAGTTGCGAAAAATTGTTACTAAGGCATGAAATTGCTC from Deltaproteobacteria bacterium carries:
- a CDS encoding universal stress protein, which codes for MVEMKRILFLTDFSSEADAALQYAKALATEFDGRLYLLHVIVDPTSKLYQMTSGDYHALDRNAREKAQEWLTRIQREHLGNSSQCETLIERGELFEHVLHAVHEHHIDVVALSAHTHPGFHLHLISSLPEKLVRKAPCHVFVIHNAG